One region of Jonesiaceae bacterium BS-20 genomic DNA includes:
- a CDS encoding aspartate/tyrosine/aromatic aminotransferase: MNLSELLIDVARRPLLAAGQLRGRLSPELLNAHPHHDNSIAWLLWHAAREIDEQLRELHGQDAVWVAGGFAERFALPTGIHEHGYGHSPAQARGIVVNDQDLLFEYLSAVIDAQVAYIAGREESEFSAIVDERWDPPVILAARLVSMSFDAGEHIGQAAYVAGIGRSGFEPR, from the coding sequence ATGAACCTGAGCGAACTCCTCATTGACGTGGCCCGCCGCCCGTTGCTAGCCGCCGGGCAGCTGCGCGGGAGACTGAGTCCCGAACTACTGAACGCACACCCGCACCATGACAATTCTATTGCGTGGCTGCTGTGGCATGCGGCGCGCGAGATTGATGAGCAACTCCGCGAGCTGCATGGGCAAGACGCGGTGTGGGTTGCTGGGGGCTTTGCTGAGCGTTTTGCACTACCGACAGGGATCCATGAGCACGGCTATGGTCACAGCCCTGCCCAAGCGCGTGGGATCGTTGTCAACGACCAGGATCTCCTGTTTGAGTATCTGAGCGCCGTGATTGACGCGCAGGTTGCTTACATCGCCGGGCGTGAAGAGAGCGAGTTTTCCGCAATTGTGGATGAAAGGTGGGATCCTCCCGTTATCCTTGCTGCACGCTTAGTCAGTATGTCGTTTGACGCTGGTGAGCATATTGGGCAGGCCGCGTATGTTGCCGGGATCGGTCGATCTGGTTTTGAACCTCGTTGA
- the rpmF gene encoding 50S ribosomal protein L32, with amino-acid sequence MAVPKRKMSRSNTRARRSQWKTTAANLTTCLQCKGDKLAHQACPTCGSYNNRQYAEALRTEHAN; translated from the coding sequence GTGGCTGTTCCAAAGCGCAAGATGTCGCGCAGTAACACCCGAGCGCGTCGTTCGCAGTGGAAAACAACTGCAGCGAACCTCACCACCTGCCTTCAGTGCAAGGGCGACAAGTTGGCGCACCAGGCGTGCCCAACCTGCGGTTCATACAACAACCGCCAGTACGCAGAAGCACTGCGCACCGAGCACGCGAACTGA
- a CDS encoding M23 family metallopeptidase, producing MSPAEPIDLKYPFVGNWLVLNSPANRVPSHGTSAFGSSYAIDFVPVNSVGRSAPFTLRSLTLPEPPENFPGFGRTILSPVIGIVVARLDTVPDHFAYRGLPSLGYVLGQKKRSSAGWAALAGNHVGIDIGTAVIFLCHLKQGSIRVPVGARVRPGDPIARCGNTGNSTEPHLHLQAISSLVVERAQAVPITFQGALPSNGEIVLA from the coding sequence ATGAGTCCAGCCGAGCCAATTGATCTCAAGTACCCTTTTGTTGGCAACTGGCTTGTCCTAAATAGTCCTGCGAATCGCGTTCCCAGCCATGGAACCTCCGCGTTTGGCAGTTCCTACGCAATCGACTTTGTACCGGTCAATAGTGTCGGTCGTTCTGCTCCGTTTACGCTGCGGTCGCTTACCTTGCCTGAACCGCCCGAGAACTTTCCGGGCTTTGGCAGAACTATCTTGAGTCCCGTCATTGGGATTGTCGTTGCCAGGTTGGACACCGTGCCTGACCACTTCGCATACCGGGGTTTACCGTCATTGGGATACGTTCTTGGCCAAAAGAAGCGGTCATCAGCGGGGTGGGCTGCTCTGGCTGGTAACCATGTCGGAATCGATATTGGCACCGCCGTAATTTTCCTGTGCCACCTAAAGCAGGGATCCATACGCGTTCCGGTAGGTGCACGCGTAAGGCCCGGCGACCCTATCGCCCGGTGCGGGAACACGGGCAATAGCACCGAGCCGCATCTTCATCTACAGGCAATCAGTTCCCTAGTCGTAGAGCGGGCCCAAGCCGTGCCAATAACTTTTCAAGGGGCGCTGCCCAGCAACGGTGAAATTGTGTTGGCCTAA
- a CDS encoding aspartate/tyrosine/aromatic aminotransferase — protein MGQQSAREIDEQLRELHGQDLVWVAGGFAERFALPTGIHEHGYGHSPAQARAIIVNDEDLLFEYLSAVIDAQIAYIAGREESEFSAIVDDRWDPPVTLAARLVSISFDAGEHIGQAAYVAGIGGGGFESR, from the coding sequence GTGGGCCAGCAATCGGCGCGCGAAATTGATGAGCAACTCCGCGAGTTGCATGGGCAAGACTTGGTGTGGGTTGCTGGAGGTTTTGCTGAGCGTTTTGCACTACCGACAGGGATCCATGAACACGGCTATGGTCACAGCCCTGCCCAAGCGCGTGCGATCATTGTCAATGACGAGGATCTCCTGTTTGAGTATCTGAGCGCCGTGATTGATGCGCAGATCGCTTACATCGCAGGGCGTGAAGAGAGCGAGTTTTCCGCAATTGTGGATGACAGGTGGGATCCTCCCGTTACCCTTGCCGCACGCTTAGTCAGTATTTCATTTGACGCTGGGGAGCATATTGGACAGGCCGCGTATGTTGCTGGGATAGGCGGGGGTGGCTTTGAGTCTCGGTGA
- the coaD gene encoding pantetheine-phosphate adenylyltransferase: protein MTIAVCPGSYDPITLGHQDVIERAAAMFDEVVIGVAKNSSKFALLDVETRIRLAKLSTEHLGNVTVQEVPGLLVDFCSQIGATVIVKGIRGSSDFDGEMPMALMNRHLTEVETIFLPARPNVAHIASSLVKDVMRFGGQVQDLVTPVVYAAMEQAMTEGNLYLGSAARTADAEPPAPTRLRLIDSQSNDQSSKERND, encoded by the coding sequence GTGACTATTGCTGTTTGCCCCGGATCCTATGACCCAATCACGCTCGGCCACCAAGACGTCATTGAACGTGCCGCTGCGATGTTTGACGAGGTCGTGATTGGCGTGGCCAAGAACTCGTCTAAGTTTGCCCTGCTCGACGTGGAAACTCGGATACGTCTTGCCAAACTTAGCACCGAGCACTTGGGTAACGTGACCGTGCAAGAGGTACCCGGACTCCTCGTAGATTTTTGTAGCCAGATTGGCGCAACGGTCATAGTCAAGGGCATCCGTGGGTCCTCGGACTTTGACGGTGAAATGCCCATGGCGCTGATGAACCGGCACTTGACCGAGGTTGAGACGATCTTCTTACCTGCCCGGCCTAATGTTGCCCATATCGCATCTTCGTTAGTTAAAGACGTCATGAGGTTTGGTGGGCAGGTGCAAGACCTAGTCACCCCGGTGGTTTATGCGGCGATGGAACAGGCAATGACCGAGGGAAACCTATATTTGGGGTCCGCCGCGCGTACCGCGGATGCGGAGCCTCCCGCGCCAACCCGGCTGCGGCTCATAGACTCACAGTCAAACGATCAGTCATCAAAGGAGCGCAATGACTAA
- the rnc gene encoding ribonuclease III — protein MTSKKTRKSAPASELLKKLGVHLDPELLVLSLTHRSFAHEAGGLPTNERLEFLGDAVLGMVTAETLYHEFPDKPEGDLAKMRAATVSQKALAAIARTLDLGDFVLLGRGESRSGGNDKDSILSDTVEALIGAVFLTHGMAVARDFVQDLIGDTLAQAANLGAALDWKTSLQELCSQLGFATPQYVNTPSGPDHARIFASQAIVQEQVVGTGTGTAKKHAELEAAEQGYQTLRKQYEKELKALES, from the coding sequence GTGACTTCGAAGAAAACTCGAAAATCTGCGCCGGCGTCAGAACTTCTAAAGAAGCTCGGGGTCCATTTGGATCCCGAGCTTCTTGTTCTTTCGCTGACACATAGGTCCTTTGCCCACGAGGCCGGGGGACTACCCACAAACGAACGCTTAGAATTCTTAGGCGACGCCGTTTTGGGTATGGTCACCGCTGAGACCTTGTATCACGAGTTCCCAGACAAGCCCGAGGGCGATCTCGCTAAGATGCGAGCCGCCACCGTTTCCCAAAAAGCCTTAGCCGCAATCGCCCGGACACTGGACTTGGGTGACTTTGTGTTGTTGGGGCGGGGTGAATCACGTAGCGGTGGCAATGACAAGGATTCGATCCTGTCAGACACCGTTGAGGCACTCATTGGTGCGGTGTTTTTGACCCACGGCATGGCCGTGGCCCGCGACTTTGTTCAAGACCTCATAGGCGACACTCTCGCGCAGGCGGCCAACCTAGGCGCGGCGCTTGATTGGAAGACCTCGCTGCAGGAGTTATGCTCCCAGTTGGGTTTTGCCACCCCTCAGTATGTCAATACCCCGAGCGGCCCGGACCACGCCCGGATCTTTGCTTCTCAAGCGATTGTGCAAGAGCAAGTGGTGGGTACCGGAACCGGTACGGCCAAGAAGCACGCCGAGCTTGAGGCCGCCGAGCAGGGGTACCAGACGCTGCGTAAGCAGTATGAAAAAGAACTCAAGGCTCTTGAATCCTAG
- a CDS encoding DNA methyltransferase — MIGSATRTSPLDSRLTATLATFLAERPPGSDEDVHMVSANVAHVIERCSQPGDLVFDPFAGFGTTIAQAVLLDRGALGIELLPERVDYLRSRVPQAQIIEGDARELLRVIHKTERRSPASLVDLIVTAPPYMTFENHEADPLTAYEKNDGDYTRYLAELGLVAAQCAQVVKPGGYVVWNLADIFHMGSTTHLIRDCTNVLSQHLMHVGNTEITWDTYPHDLVADALLVFQRPV, encoded by the coding sequence TTGATTGGGAGTGCGACTCGCACGTCGCCTCTGGATTCGCGTCTTACCGCAACACTTGCCACGTTCTTGGCCGAGCGCCCACCGGGTTCAGATGAAGATGTGCACATGGTTTCCGCAAATGTTGCGCATGTGATTGAACGCTGCAGCCAGCCCGGCGACCTCGTGTTTGATCCTTTTGCCGGGTTTGGCACCACGATTGCACAGGCCGTACTGCTTGACCGCGGTGCCCTCGGGATCGAGTTGCTACCCGAGCGGGTGGATTACCTGCGCAGCCGGGTGCCGCAAGCCCAGATCATTGAGGGCGATGCCCGGGAACTCCTGCGAGTTATTCACAAAACTGAACGTCGGTCCCCCGCGTCTCTCGTTGACCTGATCGTGACCGCGCCACCGTATATGACCTTCGAGAATCACGAAGCCGACCCACTAACCGCCTATGAAAAAAACGACGGCGATTACACCCGCTACTTGGCGGAGCTTGGACTGGTTGCGGCCCAATGCGCCCAAGTGGTCAAGCCCGGTGGCTACGTGGTGTGGAACTTGGCAGACATTTTCCACATGGGCAGCACCACGCACTTAATCCGGGACTGCACAAATGTGTTGTCCCAGCACCTCATGCACGTTGGAAATACCGAGATCACGTGGGATACCTACCCACACGATTTGGTTGCCGATGCCCTACTGGTCTTCCAGCGCCCCGTTTAG
- a CDS encoding YceD family protein: protein MHELSRRPGSMREGNLVFAAPAELGTVVIAVPEGDEVQVEYRLESVVEGVLLTGSVAARAVGECGRCLDKVVEQINASFQELFYYPERAKAALEEASEDEEEIVVLEDDRIDLEPLLRDSVVFALPFQPLCSPDCPGLCSECGIHLADEEDHFHDVVDPRWSALNSMFNETKES, encoded by the coding sequence ATGCACGAGCTCAGTCGTCGTCCTGGATCGATGCGTGAGGGTAACCTTGTGTTTGCGGCACCGGCGGAACTTGGTACCGTTGTCATTGCAGTACCCGAAGGCGATGAAGTTCAAGTGGAATACCGCTTGGAATCCGTTGTTGAGGGTGTTCTCCTAACCGGTTCAGTTGCGGCCCGCGCCGTTGGTGAATGTGGACGCTGTTTGGATAAGGTAGTTGAGCAGATCAACGCCTCATTCCAAGAGTTGTTCTACTACCCAGAACGCGCGAAGGCGGCGCTTGAAGAGGCCAGTGAGGACGAGGAAGAAATTGTAGTTCTTGAAGACGATCGGATCGACCTGGAGCCTCTGCTTCGCGATTCTGTAGTTTTTGCACTACCATTTCAACCATTGTGTTCTCCGGACTGCCCGGGCCTGTGTTCCGAATGTGGAATTCACCTGGCAGATGAGGAAGACCACTTCCATGATGTTGTCGACCCACGTTGGTCGGCGCTTAATAGCATGTTCAACGAGACGAAAGAGAGCTAG
- the mutM gene encoding bifunctional DNA-formamidopyrimidine glycosylase/DNA-(apurinic or apyrimidinic site) lyase, with protein sequence MPELPEVETVRDGLARHVLGKTIGQVEVFRDYCVRRHEGGPQDFIDQLTGNTITYAARRGKFLWLGLEGLDEMLVAHLGMSGQLLVQDNFDAAPAKHLRVRLAFTDGTGLDFVDQRTFGYLAVSPAVPTPDGLPGGVGTDLARVPQILEHIGRDLLDPAVAAGTLGRKVLIAAFKAKNSGIKRSLLDQNMVSGVGNIYADEALWRAKVHYARPGAKLTLKSIAEVLDAAEAVMRQALSQGGTSFDALYVNVNGESGYFDRSLNAYGREDEPCKRCGTLMRRSEFMNRSSFWCPVCQTKPRGV encoded by the coding sequence TTGCCGGAACTGCCCGAGGTAGAGACGGTTCGTGATGGTTTAGCCCGGCACGTTCTTGGAAAGACCATTGGTCAGGTTGAAGTCTTTAGAGACTACTGCGTGCGGCGCCATGAGGGCGGCCCCCAGGACTTTATTGATCAGCTAACCGGCAACACCATCACCTATGCTGCCAGGCGGGGTAAATTCTTGTGGCTGGGGCTTGAAGGCCTCGATGAGATGCTCGTCGCCCACCTTGGCATGAGCGGGCAGCTCCTGGTGCAAGACAATTTCGATGCCGCACCGGCCAAGCACCTGCGGGTGCGGTTGGCATTTACTGACGGCACCGGCCTAGATTTTGTGGACCAACGTACGTTTGGTTACTTGGCAGTTTCGCCGGCTGTGCCTACCCCTGACGGCCTGCCCGGGGGCGTGGGAACGGACCTTGCCCGCGTGCCACAGATTCTCGAGCACATTGGGCGTGACCTCCTGGATCCAGCGGTTGCGGCCGGCACCCTGGGACGCAAAGTACTGATCGCCGCGTTCAAGGCGAAGAACAGCGGGATCAAACGCAGCCTCTTGGACCAGAATATGGTTTCCGGTGTTGGAAACATTTATGCGGATGAGGCGCTGTGGCGTGCCAAGGTGCACTATGCCCGGCCCGGGGCAAAGCTCACGTTGAAGTCCATTGCCGAGGTTCTCGATGCCGCAGAAGCGGTTATGCGGCAAGCCCTGAGCCAGGGTGGCACCAGTTTTGATGCCCTATACGTCAACGTCAACGGGGAATCCGGGTACTTTGATCGTTCCCTCAACGCTTACGGGCGCGAGGATGAACCGTGCAAGCGGTGCGGCACCTTGATGCGGCGATCCGAGTTCATGAACCGCTCCTCGTTTTGGTGTCCGGTGTGTCAGACCAAGCCGCGTGGCGTCTAA
- a CDS encoding response regulator transcription factor, whose protein sequence is MIVDDHEVVRRGIAEVIDRSEGMGVVAEAGSVAEGIRRAELVNPEIMLVDLQLPDGTGIDLMRAVREVKPDIRAIVLTSFDDDTAFAAALEVGAAAYVLKSVRGAEIAEVVRAVHAGRILLDERTVTRRKKDTDDPTEDLTPSELRVVDLIGEGLSNREIAERLGIAEKTVKNHITSLLSKMGLQRRTQVAAWVAARKNQAWAQDPGRS, encoded by the coding sequence ATGATCGTTGACGACCACGAGGTTGTGCGCCGAGGAATTGCAGAAGTGATCGACCGGTCCGAGGGAATGGGAGTGGTAGCCGAGGCAGGCAGTGTTGCCGAGGGTATCCGCCGTGCGGAACTGGTGAACCCAGAGATCATGCTGGTTGACCTGCAACTCCCTGATGGCACAGGAATCGACCTCATGCGGGCGGTACGTGAGGTGAAGCCGGATATTCGGGCGATTGTGTTGACATCTTTTGATGATGACACCGCGTTTGCCGCAGCTCTTGAGGTTGGCGCCGCAGCCTACGTACTCAAGAGTGTCCGCGGCGCAGAGATCGCCGAGGTCGTTCGCGCAGTGCATGCTGGACGCATCCTGCTGGATGAGCGGACCGTAACCCGCCGCAAGAAGGACACCGACGACCCTACCGAGGATCTGACCCCAAGTGAACTGCGCGTGGTGGACCTCATTGGTGAGGGCTTGTCGAACCGTGAAATTGCGGAGCGCCTTGGTATCGCCGAGAAAACCGTGAAGAACCACATTACGTCCCTGCTGTCCAAGATGGGCTTGCAGCGCCGTACGCAGGTAGCCGCATGGGTTGCCGCTCGTAAGAACCAGGCATGGGCGCAAGACCCGGGCCGTTCATAA
- a CDS encoding IS3 family transposase (programmed frameshift): MSSRRKFSAEFKADAVELVISSGRPIVQVAEEIGVSDGSLGNWVRAWKKEHPDAGGDDRGPVEWAQYKALEAENAELKRENRIFGKSQRLLCREATVKDYFDFVAAQKAYFPVAWMCRKLGISRASYYRRLHPKPKTATQVRHEELETLVTTEFHDAKGMAGRDQLTLILGNKGVKISAGTVGSIMADHKLEAVRKRAWKKTTAPDPDARTEHIKNHMLDADGNRDFSSTVPGTRLCGDITYLRTGSGWLYLATVIDLANGKVIGWSMDSHMRRDLVIQALAMARDHGQLDPNGAIFHSDRGSQYTSSEFQKWCKNNKVTQSMGETGVAWDNAVAESFFSHFKTEMYHQRSFPNHLAARTAVMEYIEVWYNRKRPHARNNGIPPETALQNYQNHRQIKAA; the protein is encoded by the exons ATGTCCAGTCGTCGTAAGTTTAGTGCGGAGTTTAAGGCAGATGCGGTTGAGTTGGTGATTTCTTCTGGCCGACCAATTGTTCAGGTTGCTGAGGAAATTGGTGTTAGTGATGGTTCGTTGGGGAATTGGGTCAGGGCTTGGAAAAAAGAGCATCCTGACGCTGGTGGTGATGACCGTGGGCCGGTTGAGTGGGCTCAGTACAAGGCCTTAGAAGCTGAGAATGCGGAACTGAAGAGGGAGA ATCGCATTTTTGGGAAAAGTCAGCGCCTTCTTTGCCGCGAAGCAACAGTAAAAGATTACTTCGATTTCGTCGCTGCTCAGAAGGCTTATTTCCCGGTTGCCTGGATGTGTCGCAAACTTGGTATCTCTCGGGCCTCATATTATCGGCGGCTTCACCCGAAGCCAAAGACTGCAACCCAGGTTCGTCATGAAGAGTTAGAGACCCTTGTGACTACGGAGTTCCATGATGCCAAGGGTATGGCGGGCCGCGATCAACTCACGTTGATATTAGGCAATAAAGGGGTCAAGATCAGTGCCGGCACAGTCGGTTCAATTATGGCTGATCACAAGCTTGAAGCAGTGCGGAAGCGGGCTTGGAAGAAGACCACGGCCCCTGATCCTGATGCCCGAACCGAGCATATTAAGAACCATATGCTTGACGCCGATGGCAATCGCGACTTCTCTTCAACGGTGCCCGGGACAAGGCTTTGTGGCGATATAACCTATCTTCGCACTGGGTCAGGGTGGTTGTATTTGGCCACCGTTATTGACCTAGCAAACGGCAAGGTAATTGGTTGGTCAATGGACAGCCATATGCGACGAGATCTTGTTATTCAAGCCCTAGCGATGGCCAGAGATCACGGACAGTTGGATCCCAATGGAGCCATATTTCACTCAGATCGTGGCTCACAATACACTTCGAGCGAATTTCAGAAATGGTGCAAAAACAACAAGGTCACTCAGTCCATGGGAGAGACGGGGGTGGCTTGGGACAATGCTGTGGCTGAATCATTCTTTTCGCATTTTAAGACTGAAATGTATCATCAACGGTCGTTCCCCAATCACCTCGCAGCTCGCACCGCGGTGATGGAATATATCGAAGTTTGGTACAACCGTAAACGGCCTCACGCCCGCAACAATGGGATACCACCAGAAACAGCGTTACAGAACTACCAAAACCACCGCCAGATCAAGGCAGCTTAA
- a CDS encoding VOC family protein, translated as MACRISELVLDCKDPDALATFWCEVLDFVVLGHEDDGSVEIGPRSGFGGLQPTIIFSHTKEPKMQKLRLHIDVNPTDRDQDAELERLLQLGARPVDIGQGSQTHWHVLQDPEGNEFCLLRARLDQM; from the coding sequence ATGGCTTGTCGGATTAGTGAGCTGGTGCTTGATTGTAAAGACCCGGATGCGTTAGCAACGTTTTGGTGTGAAGTTCTAGACTTCGTGGTGCTGGGCCATGAGGACGATGGCTCCGTGGAGATCGGTCCCCGGTCAGGCTTTGGGGGCCTACAGCCAACCATCATTTTTAGTCACACTAAAGAACCAAAAATGCAGAAGCTGCGGCTTCACATAGACGTGAATCCAACCGACCGCGACCAAGACGCTGAGTTGGAACGGCTCCTGCAATTAGGTGCCCGGCCGGTCGACATTGGACAAGGCAGCCAAACACACTGGCATGTTTTGCAAGACCCAGAAGGTAATGAGTTTTGCCTACTGCGGGCTCGCCTGGATCAAATGTGA
- a CDS encoding NAD(P)-dependent oxidoreductase, producing MKILIPNTIPIELDPVAGVTAVVYSPYEELPSEHFDAQALVVWGGGHKFLSHLAQNLSQLQWIGALSAGIDNIERAGFASGVVVTNASGLHDRPVAEHTMALILAATRRLDLMHNAQLESRWAKELGGSQPVGIQNPGAGTFPGLASLHGARISIWGFGSIGQTLAPLLTTFGAKVTGVARSAGTRAGIPVITQDQAIADLANTDMIVNILPGSPQTKHLINADVLAALPQHAWIINVGRGISIDEDALNQALRAGDIGGAALDVFDREPLPADSPLWTAPNIIITPHAAGGRPEGVSGLLNKNIGAFLAGTELTNVVTVL from the coding sequence ATGAAGATTCTGATCCCTAACACCATTCCCATAGAACTTGACCCAGTTGCGGGGGTAACCGCGGTTGTTTACAGTCCGTATGAGGAGCTCCCCAGCGAGCACTTCGATGCCCAGGCGCTTGTAGTTTGGGGCGGCGGACACAAATTCCTGTCACACCTGGCACAGAATCTGTCTCAGTTACAGTGGATTGGCGCACTGTCAGCGGGAATCGACAATATCGAACGCGCCGGCTTTGCCAGCGGTGTTGTTGTCACCAATGCGTCCGGACTCCACGACCGTCCGGTAGCCGAGCACACCATGGCCCTAATCTTGGCAGCGACTCGGCGCCTTGACCTCATGCACAACGCCCAATTGGAGAGCCGCTGGGCCAAGGAATTGGGCGGTTCCCAACCCGTAGGTATCCAAAACCCCGGCGCCGGAACATTCCCGGGGCTGGCGTCATTGCACGGAGCACGCATTAGCATTTGGGGATTCGGCTCAATCGGCCAGACCCTGGCGCCCCTACTCACCACATTTGGTGCCAAGGTGACGGGTGTGGCCCGCAGCGCGGGAACCCGCGCCGGAATTCCAGTCATCACCCAGGACCAAGCAATCGCCGACCTGGCCAACACCGACATGATTGTCAACATCTTGCCGGGCTCCCCGCAGACAAAGCACCTGATTAACGCGGATGTACTGGCCGCGTTGCCTCAGCACGCTTGGATCATCAACGTGGGCCGCGGGATCTCCATCGATGAGGATGCTCTCAACCAGGCATTACGCGCCGGGGATATTGGCGGAGCCGCACTGGACGTATTTGACCGCGAGCCGCTGCCTGCGGATTCACCATTGTGGACCGCACCCAACATCATCATTACCCCGCACGCAGCAGGAGGCCGCCCCGAGGGTGTCAGCGGACTTCTCAACAAGAATATTGGTGCCTTCTTGGCCGGCACCGAGCTGACCAATGTAGTAACGGTTCTTTAA
- a CDS encoding histidine kinase, translated as MMPSEADAIERERWLSAGSQITTMLLQGMPEEDVLEHIVSVAREIADADAAGLVLPGLKGELVMEIVRGWNADDLLGLVMPRDGLSWTALRTGRARNIPSLAKARNIAHEEMRRFGPALYAPMGTPEKPVGVLVLLRKTSEESFVTKDLERASTFADQAALALVVSEARQAQDVGKLVEERERIARDLHDLAIQQLFATGMQLEVVRRRAARGLDKAGLIAILDEALDNIDNSVREIRSIVHSLRDPDAATGIVERLRREAALARTGLGFAPSLVISLDDRGLGALDADEHVIDESISQTLSDDILAVCREGLANAARHAQAQSVAVRVAFTSERNSLDGHGRVDIEVEDDGIGLQDVSGRKSGTWNLSARARQHGGTYNLENSPSGRGALLTWTSPLRGGKPTLEPADEDYPENDFEAEGE; from the coding sequence ATGATGCCATCTGAAGCCGATGCTATTGAACGTGAGCGATGGCTCAGCGCCGGCTCTCAAATCACCACAATGCTGCTCCAGGGCATGCCCGAGGAGGACGTGCTTGAGCACATTGTCTCGGTGGCCCGCGAGATAGCCGATGCCGATGCCGCCGGCTTGGTCTTGCCCGGGCTCAAGGGCGAGCTTGTCATGGAAATTGTGCGCGGTTGGAACGCCGATGACCTCCTAGGCTTGGTCATGCCACGCGACGGTCTCTCCTGGACCGCGCTGCGGACCGGCCGGGCCCGGAACATTCCCTCACTAGCCAAAGCACGCAACATTGCCCACGAGGAAATGCGCCGCTTTGGGCCCGCGCTCTACGCACCCATGGGCACCCCGGAAAAGCCCGTTGGCGTGCTTGTCCTGCTCCGCAAGACAAGCGAGGAGTCCTTTGTAACCAAGGACCTCGAACGCGCCTCAACCTTTGCCGACCAGGCCGCGCTGGCCCTTGTCGTTTCCGAGGCCCGCCAGGCCCAGGACGTTGGCAAACTCGTTGAGGAACGCGAGCGCATTGCCCGCGACCTGCATGACCTTGCCATTCAACAGCTGTTTGCCACCGGTATGCAGCTCGAGGTCGTCCGCCGTAGGGCCGCACGTGGCCTCGACAAGGCCGGGCTGATCGCCATCTTGGATGAAGCCCTCGACAACATCGACAACTCGGTCCGTGAAATCCGGTCCATTGTGCACTCCTTGCGGGACCCGGATGCCGCTACCGGCATTGTCGAGCGGCTCCGCCGTGAAGCGGCGCTGGCTCGCACCGGTCTTGGGTTTGCGCCGTCGCTTGTCATTTCACTCGACGACCGTGGTTTGGGAGCGCTCGACGCCGACGAGCACGTGATTGACGAGAGCATCAGCCAGACGCTGTCGGATGACATCTTGGCGGTCTGCCGCGAGGGCTTGGCCAACGCGGCCCGGCATGCCCAGGCGCAATCGGTCGCCGTACGCGTGGCATTCACGTCCGAGCGTAACTCGCTCGATGGTCATGGGCGGGTAGATATTGAGGTCGAGGACGACGGTATTGGACTCCAAGACGTTTCCGGCCGCAAGTCAGGCACCTGGAACCTGTCCGCCCGGGCACGCCAACACGGCGGAACGTACAACTTGGAAAACTCTCCCAGTGGCCGTGGAGCCCTATTAACATGGACCTCCCCGCTCCGCGGTGGCAAACCTACCCTCGAGCCAGCCGATGAAGATTACCCCGAGAACGACTTTGAAGCCGAAGGTGAGTAA
- a CDS encoding TetR-like C-terminal domain-containing protein, which yields MKPDTATTGRPRLAAIDKRLMRAFEDFVVESPVRSFGVQALVTRAGTTRDAFYRRYASIGHFFVEVALNRYSLNPTQDTGSLAGDLLVIQREQVQMYTDPVAKGLLLLILDASADQPVTANAFASRFLKPRRDATVTVLDRAVSRGEIVAVSDIEYTLDHISGSFLLRASMPGTQPIDEAFAQKTVLSVLKDLGVDDPYADLDAAVSLLGNE from the coding sequence ATGAAACCTGACACAGCCACCACCGGACGACCTCGACTAGCTGCCATCGACAAACGATTGATGCGGGCATTCGAGGACTTTGTTGTCGAATCGCCCGTGCGATCATTCGGTGTGCAAGCCCTAGTCACCCGCGCCGGAACCACTCGCGATGCGTTCTACCGACGGTATGCCTCAATCGGGCACTTCTTCGTGGAGGTAGCCCTGAACAGGTACAGCCTCAATCCGACGCAGGACACTGGCTCTTTGGCGGGCGACCTCCTTGTCATTCAGCGAGAGCAGGTGCAGATGTACACCGACCCCGTTGCAAAGGGTTTACTTCTGCTCATTCTCGATGCCAGTGCAGATCAACCGGTGACCGCGAACGCTTTTGCTTCTCGGTTCCTCAAGCCGCGGCGCGATGCCACTGTGACTGTCCTCGACCGTGCTGTAAGCCGCGGCGAAATTGTTGCCGTGTCAGACATCGAGTACACGCTCGATCACATTTCCGGGTCGTTTCTCCTGCGTGCGTCTATGCCGGGCACACAACCTATCGATGAGGCGTTTGCACAAAAGACCGTGCTGTCTGTATTGAAAGACCTTGGTGTGGACGACCCGTACGCCGATCTTGATGCCGCTGTGTCACTCCTAGGTAACGAATAA